A window of the Streptomyces formicae genome harbors these coding sequences:
- a CDS encoding acyl-CoA synthetase produces the protein MEYNLADLFESVVDVVPDREALAYADHPGTGAERRLTYAELDAAANRIAHHLVAAGLKPGEHLGLHLYNGVEYLQTVLACVKARLVPVNVNYRYVADELVYLYRDADLAALVFDAEFTERVAAALPQTEKLRHLVRVGTPPEGAPSLDDCTAFAEAEAAGSPERGFAPRSADDQFIIYTGGTTGMPKGVMWRQEDLFFAALGGGAPTGEPVKRPEELAERVAAGGDGITFFPTPPLMHGTSTLTAFIGFNFGQRVVLHRKYVPEEVLRTIERERVTSVSLVGDAMLRPLIDALNGPLKGTDLSSLFSVSSSGAIMSETVRDQFRALAPKVMVLDNFGSSESGFNGTATDDSGQDRGFRLRVNARTQVVDPVTYEPVGVGEPGRIAQRGHVPLGYYNDPRKTAETFFTKGDERWVLLGDMATVDEEGIVTVLGRGSQCINTGGEKVYPEEVEQALKAHPDVYDALVAGVPDATWGNHVAAVVQLREGAGPLDLERVQEHCRARLAGYKIPRQLVIAPAIQRSPSGKADYRWARAVATEADGR, from the coding sequence GTGGAGTACAACCTTGCCGACCTGTTCGAGTCGGTCGTGGACGTGGTCCCGGACCGCGAGGCGCTCGCGTACGCGGACCATCCCGGTACGGGTGCGGAACGCCGGCTCACGTACGCGGAGCTGGACGCCGCCGCGAACCGGATCGCGCACCATCTCGTCGCCGCCGGGCTGAAGCCGGGCGAGCACCTCGGGCTGCATCTCTACAACGGTGTCGAGTATCTGCAGACGGTCCTCGCCTGCGTGAAGGCGCGCCTCGTTCCGGTCAACGTCAACTACCGCTACGTGGCAGACGAGCTGGTCTACCTCTACCGCGACGCGGATCTCGCCGCTCTCGTCTTCGACGCCGAGTTCACCGAGCGGGTCGCGGCGGCGCTGCCGCAGACGGAGAAGCTGCGGCATCTCGTACGGGTGGGGACGCCGCCCGAGGGTGCACCGTCGCTCGACGACTGCACGGCCTTCGCGGAAGCGGAGGCGGCGGGCTCGCCGGAGCGCGGTTTCGCGCCACGCTCGGCGGACGACCAGTTCATCATCTACACGGGCGGCACGACCGGCATGCCCAAGGGCGTGATGTGGCGGCAGGAGGACCTCTTCTTCGCGGCACTCGGCGGGGGCGCGCCGACCGGGGAGCCGGTGAAGCGGCCCGAGGAGCTCGCCGAGCGGGTGGCGGCGGGCGGCGACGGCATCACCTTCTTCCCCACTCCCCCGCTGATGCACGGCACATCGACGCTGACGGCGTTCATCGGCTTCAACTTCGGCCAGCGAGTGGTACTGCACCGCAAGTACGTGCCGGAGGAGGTGCTGCGGACGATCGAACGGGAGCGGGTGACGTCGGTCTCGCTGGTCGGCGATGCGATGCTGCGACCGCTGATCGACGCGCTGAACGGGCCGCTGAAGGGCACGGACCTGTCGTCGCTGTTCAGTGTGTCGTCGTCCGGCGCGATCATGTCCGAGACGGTGCGGGACCAGTTCAGGGCGCTCGCGCCCAAGGTGATGGTGCTGGACAACTTCGGTTCGTCGGAGTCCGGTTTCAACGGCACGGCGACGGACGACTCGGGCCAGGACAGGGGCTTCAGGCTGCGCGTCAACGCCCGTACGCAGGTGGTCGACCCGGTCACGTACGAGCCGGTCGGCGTCGGTGAGCCGGGACGCATCGCCCAGCGGGGCCATGTGCCGCTCGGCTACTACAACGATCCGCGCAAGACGGCCGAGACCTTCTTCACGAAGGGCGACGAGCGGTGGGTACTGCTCGGTGACATGGCGACGGTCGACGAGGAGGGCATCGTCACCGTGCTCGGGCGCGGCTCGCAGTGCATCAACACGGGCGGCGAGAAGGTCTACCCGGAGGAGGTCGAGCAGGCGCTCAAGGCCCATCCGGACGTGTACGACGCGCTGGTGGCGGGGGTGCCCGACGCGACGTGGGGCAACCATGTGGCGGCGGTCGTACAGCTGCGGGAGGGGGCCGGGCCGCTGGACCTGGAGCGTGTGCAGGAGCACTGCCGCGCCAGGCTCGCCGGCTACAAGATCCCGCGCCAGCTCGTGATCGCGCCGGCGATCCAGCGCTCGCCGAGCGGCAAGGCCGACTACCGGTGGGCGCGGGCGGTGGCGACGGAGGCGGACGGGCGGTAG
- a CDS encoding pyridoxal phosphate-dependent aminotransferase, with translation MAEAGSNVTELFRASTAHSPSYASLSRVAGDARSIVDFCIPCNPYFPTPEMFEELGERLREILTYYPSSADTITAELCSVLGLNPQTVAMGNGSTELITWIDHLLVRESLAVPVPTFGRWTDQPMETGKRVDMFPLPESHGFALDPASFVEFVRARGSRTAVICNPNNPDGGLLPRHGVLALLDQLQDLELVVVDESFLEFADAEADSSVIADAVLRPNTIVLRSLGKNFGLHGVRFGYLVANPGLAGKVRAALPKWNLNSFAETVVFMLKEHRLEYAHSLRLVQRDRQEMIWHLGRLPGLTVYPSQGNFVYVRLPEGVDGAALRDRLLEEQGVLVRECGNKIGSSSRYLRLVVRPQMDVQRLVAGLERTLYAAPPGIAPGPAPQTPGPMPAHVLPYASGTAAVDRLIRGPSELVRRCVSSSGRFGRGSGRRSWSM, from the coding sequence ATGGCCGAAGCCGGCAGCAATGTCACCGAGCTCTTCCGCGCCTCCACGGCGCACAGTCCCTCGTACGCGTCGCTGAGCCGGGTGGCAGGGGACGCACGGTCCATCGTCGACTTCTGCATCCCGTGCAATCCGTACTTCCCGACGCCCGAGATGTTCGAGGAACTGGGCGAGCGGCTGCGGGAGATCCTCACCTACTACCCGAGCAGCGCGGACACGATCACGGCCGAGCTGTGCTCGGTCCTCGGGCTCAACCCGCAGACCGTCGCGATGGGCAACGGCTCGACCGAGCTGATCACCTGGATCGACCATCTGCTGGTGCGGGAGTCGCTGGCCGTGCCGGTGCCGACGTTCGGGCGGTGGACCGACCAGCCGATGGAGACGGGCAAGCGGGTCGACATGTTCCCGCTGCCGGAGTCCCACGGCTTCGCTCTCGACCCGGCCTCGTTCGTGGAGTTCGTACGGGCACGGGGGTCGCGGACGGCCGTCATCTGCAACCCGAACAACCCGGACGGCGGCCTGCTGCCGCGCCACGGGGTCCTCGCGCTCCTGGACCAGCTCCAGGATCTGGAGCTGGTCGTCGTGGACGAGTCCTTCCTGGAGTTCGCCGACGCGGAGGCGGACTCCAGTGTGATCGCGGACGCCGTACTGCGCCCGAACACGATCGTGCTGCGCAGCCTCGGCAAGAACTTCGGGCTGCACGGCGTGCGCTTCGGCTATCTCGTCGCCAATCCGGGGCTCGCGGGGAAGGTGCGGGCGGCGCTGCCGAAGTGGAACCTCAACTCCTTCGCGGAGACCGTGGTGTTCATGCTGAAGGAGCACCGGTTGGAGTACGCGCACAGCCTGCGGCTGGTGCAGCGCGACCGGCAGGAGATGATCTGGCATCTGGGCCGGCTGCCGGGGCTGACGGTCTACCCCTCGCAGGGCAACTTCGTGTACGTGCGGCTCCCGGAGGGGGTCGACGGGGCGGCGCTGCGCGACCGGCTGCTGGAGGAGCAGGGGGTGCTGGTCCGCGAGTGCGGGAACAAGATCGGCAGCTCCAGCCGGTATCTGCGGCTGGTGGTGCGGCCGCAGATGGATGTGCAGCGGCTGGTGGCGGGGCTTGAGCGCACGCTGTACGCGGCGCCGCCGGGCATCGCCCCCGGCCCGGCCCCGCAGACACCCGGCCCCATGCCGGCCCACGTCCTGCCGTACGCCTCGGGGACGGCGGCGGTGGACCGGCTGATACGGGGGCCTAGTGAGCTGGTTCGGAGATGCGTGAGCAGTAGCGGCAGATTCGGTCGAGGATCTGGTCGGCGGTCTTGGTCCATGTGA
- a CDS encoding S8 family peptidase, whose product MSGVTPGRGREHIAFTRARADGHEYVIPVDATQALADGRVDRQLFDVTALASQGYDDAARADIPLITTAQAGPALRGSTQQEAYPALGLAARSVPKSEAAAAWQGFLARKATRGAAPGKLWLDARVEASLDRSVALTGAPAAWRDGLDGAGVKVAVLDTGYDPAHPDLKGKVAAEKNFTWDENTTDLNGHGTHVASTVAGSGAASKGRYKGVAPGAELLIGKVLDAGGSGTFSGILEGMEWASAQGADIVSMSLGSSLPSDGSDPLSQAVETLSADGGPLFVVAAGNDGAPRTIGSPAAAPSALTVGSVTKDGAMSSFSSRGPAVADGGVKPEITAPGSAITAARAAGTLDDAADSEFYATISGTSMATPHVSGAAAILKQRHPDWDARQLKAALVASADPVDGAGVYDQGAGSVDVPGALTARVTASPAAVSAELAWPYTGTPTRTVTYRNGGAKDVRLSLSLDGRAPVSLAARQLTVPAGGAATATVRIDTDRASAGAHSAWITARGSDGSTVRTPVGVDAEGPSATLTLEPAGQRPGVEAAYTNLVVQNEKTGEAQLVGLTTGPEELRLPVGDYRVFGGVWEYDAHGPVTSLMVARRVSLTADRTVATDVSGAKPVTSGIDDPDMRLNQQGSATGIVSAAGGAGAPVGLAAPLYNGAYRSYTVGSARIPGLTYFSASSWEQPYVLATTVGDGAPVDVPVRLVSWQRLEWDLEKQVVDAGSGEDLSGLELKDRIVLFETGWPVPWEEQDRRYAAIKAQQPAAILMSGYASFDVADPPLGIDAHGVALLRERLAKGEVTLRIKGERNGERTYFTFHTHDDGVPAGAHWQDRRRDLARVEHSFRTTGYPNDPKGIYGWVTHRGLRLAQQSTLFKAPHRMTAYYTPDVPWTTATFEYLIDADGPLGVQYSNPTVYRKGRTVSDNWLTGPFNPSLSVTGADGRAQATRDGDKLRLALPMFSDAAGHQSDPARDLESGETVLRDGSGTVLARNDEPGQGVFDVPGRGQWYELSSTAHRDNPEWSLGTHVTDVWRFRSEHTSKERPLPLLDTRYDMAGLDGDNSVPEDREFTFGLGVGRQTGVHGGAGVARVSVQYSTDDGATWRAAEVSGRDGERRVTVPAMKAGWVSLKVTAEDRSGASLTETVTRAYRVGCPEYWCAYAPSWPHWPAG is encoded by the coding sequence GTGAGCGGGGTCACCCCGGGCAGGGGCCGCGAGCACATCGCGTTCACCCGGGCCCGGGCCGACGGCCACGAGTACGTCATCCCCGTCGACGCCACCCAGGCCCTGGCCGACGGCCGGGTGGACCGGCAGCTGTTCGACGTCACGGCGCTCGCCTCGCAGGGGTACGACGACGCAGCCCGCGCCGACATCCCGCTGATCACCACGGCGCAGGCCGGTCCGGCACTGCGCGGCTCGACGCAACAGGAGGCGTACCCGGCGCTCGGGCTGGCGGCCCGTTCGGTGCCCAAGTCCGAGGCGGCGGCGGCCTGGCAGGGCTTCCTCGCCCGCAAGGCGACCCGCGGTGCCGCGCCCGGCAAGCTGTGGCTGGACGCCAGGGTCGAGGCGAGCCTGGACCGCTCCGTCGCCCTGACCGGCGCACCGGCCGCCTGGCGCGACGGCCTCGACGGCGCGGGTGTGAAGGTCGCGGTGCTCGACACCGGCTACGACCCGGCCCACCCGGACCTGAAGGGCAAGGTCGCCGCCGAGAAGAACTTCACCTGGGACGAGAACACCACCGACCTCAACGGCCACGGCACGCACGTCGCCTCCACCGTCGCCGGCAGCGGTGCCGCGTCCAAGGGCCGCTACAAGGGCGTGGCGCCCGGCGCGGAGCTGCTCATCGGCAAGGTGCTCGACGCGGGCGGCTCCGGCACGTTCAGCGGGATCCTGGAAGGCATGGAGTGGGCGTCGGCCCAGGGCGCCGACATCGTCTCCATGAGCCTCGGCTCCAGCCTGCCGAGCGACGGCAGCGATCCGCTCTCGCAGGCGGTGGAGACCTTGTCCGCCGACGGCGGCCCGCTGTTCGTCGTCGCCGCAGGCAACGACGGCGCGCCGCGCACCATCGGCTCGCCCGCCGCCGCGCCGAGCGCGCTGACGGTCGGCTCGGTCACCAAGGACGGCGCGATGTCCTCGTTCTCCTCGCGCGGCCCGGCCGTGGCCGACGGCGGCGTCAAGCCCGAGATCACCGCGCCCGGCAGCGCCATCACCGCCGCCCGTGCCGCGGGCACCCTCGACGACGCCGCGGACAGCGAGTTCTACGCGACGATCAGCGGCACCTCCATGGCGACCCCGCACGTCTCGGGTGCGGCCGCGATCCTCAAGCAGCGGCACCCCGACTGGGACGCCCGGCAGCTCAAGGCGGCGCTGGTCGCCTCAGCCGACCCGGTCGACGGCGCCGGCGTGTACGACCAGGGCGCGGGCAGCGTGGACGTGCCCGGCGCGCTGACCGCCCGTGTCACCGCGTCGCCCGCCGCGGTCTCGGCCGAGCTGGCGTGGCCGTACACCGGTACTCCGACCCGTACCGTCACCTACCGCAACGGCGGCGCCAAGGACGTGCGGCTGAGCCTCTCGCTCGACGGCAGGGCCCCGGTCTCGCTCGCCGCGCGGCAGCTGACCGTCCCGGCGGGCGGCGCCGCGACGGCGACCGTGCGGATCGACACGGACCGGGCGTCCGCCGGTGCGCACAGCGCCTGGATCACCGCGCGCGGCAGCGACGGCAGCACGGTGCGGACCCCCGTCGGCGTCGACGCGGAGGGCCCGAGCGCCACGCTCACCCTCGAACCGGCCGGTCAGCGGCCCGGTGTCGAGGCGGCGTACACCAACCTGGTGGTGCAGAACGAGAAGACCGGCGAGGCGCAGCTCGTCGGCCTCACCACCGGCCCGGAGGAGCTGCGGCTGCCGGTCGGCGACTACCGGGTCTTCGGCGGCGTGTGGGAGTACGACGCGCACGGCCCCGTGACGTCCCTCATGGTCGCCCGGCGCGTCTCGCTCACGGCCGACCGCACCGTCGCGACCGACGTGTCCGGGGCGAAGCCGGTCACGTCGGGCATCGACGACCCGGACATGCGGCTCAACCAGCAGGGCTCGGCCACCGGTATCGTCTCGGCGGCCGGCGGCGCGGGCGCACCGGTCGGGCTCGCCGCTCCGCTCTACAACGGCGCGTACCGGTCGTACACGGTCGGCAGCGCCCGGATTCCGGGGCTGACGTACTTCTCCGCCTCCTCCTGGGAGCAGCCCTACGTCCTCGCCACAACGGTCGGCGACGGAGCACCGGTCGACGTTCCCGTCCGGCTGGTGTCGTGGCAGCGGCTCGAGTGGGACCTGGAGAAGCAGGTGGTCGACGCGGGCAGCGGCGAGGACCTGTCCGGCCTGGAGCTGAAGGACCGGATCGTGCTGTTCGAGACGGGCTGGCCCGTCCCGTGGGAGGAGCAGGACCGGCGCTACGCGGCGATCAAGGCCCAGCAGCCGGCGGCGATCCTGATGTCCGGGTACGCGTCGTTCGACGTGGCCGACCCACCACTGGGCATCGACGCCCACGGTGTGGCGCTGCTGCGCGAACGGCTCGCCAAGGGCGAGGTGACCCTGCGGATCAAGGGCGAACGCAACGGCGAGCGCACCTACTTCACCTTCCACACGCACGACGACGGGGTGCCGGCCGGTGCGCACTGGCAGGACCGGCGGCGCGATCTGGCCCGTGTGGAGCACAGCTTCCGCACGACCGGCTACCCGAACGACCCGAAGGGGATCTACGGCTGGGTGACGCACCGGGGCCTGCGGCTGGCCCAGCAGTCGACGCTGTTCAAGGCGCCGCACCGGATGACGGCGTACTACACGCCGGACGTGCCGTGGACGACGGCCACGTTCGAGTACCTCATCGACGCCGACGGACCGCTCGGTGTGCAGTACTCGAACCCGACGGTCTACCGCAAGGGCCGCACGGTGAGCGACAACTGGCTCACCGGCCCGTTCAACCCGTCGCTGTCGGTGACGGGCGCCGACGGGCGGGCGCAGGCGACCCGCGACGGGGACAAGCTGCGCCTCGCGCTGCCGATGTTCTCGGACGCGGCGGGGCACCAGTCCGATCCGGCGCGTGACCTGGAGTCGGGCGAGACGGTGCTGCGGGACGGCTCGGGCACGGTGCTGGCCCGCAACGACGAGCCGGGGCAGGGCGTCTTCGACGTGCCGGGCCGCGGGCAGTGGTACGAGCTGTCCTCGACGGCGCACCGCGACAACCCGGAGTGGTCCCTGGGCACGCATGTGACGGACGTGTGGCGCTTCCGTTCGGAGCACACGTCGAAGGAGCGGCCGCTGCCGCTGCTCGACACGCGGTACGACATGGCCGGTCTGGACGGTGACAACTCGGTGCCGGAGGACCGGGAGTTCACCTTCGGACTCGGCGTCGGCCGGCAGACGGGTGTGCACGGCGGCGCCGGTGTGGCGCGGGTGTCGGTGCAGTACTCGACGGACGACGGCGCCACATGGCGGGCCGCGGAGGTCTCCGGGCGCGACGGGGAACGGCGGGTGACGGTGCCGGCGATGAAGGCCGGCTGGGTCTCGCTCAAGGTGACCGCCGAGGACCGCTCGGGCGCTTCGCTCACCGAGACGGTGACGCGGGCCTACCGGGTGGGCTGCCCCGAGTACTGGTGCGCGTACGCACCGAGCTGGCCGCACTGGCCGGCCGGCTAG
- a CDS encoding cysteine desulfurase-like protein — protein MAINVAALRGHFPSLAEGLAFFDGPGGTQTPRPVADAIAGTLTGPLSNRGSVSRSELNAERAVTEFRAAYADLLNVPAYGIVHGRSATQLTYDFSRHLAKGWRAGDEIVVSRLDHDANVRPWIQAAERAGVTVRWIDVDRETAELDLGSFERALSSRTRLVAVTAASNVLGTRPPVRRIADRAHDVGALVYVDGVHYAAHALVDVPALGADLFVCSPYKLLGPHCGVLAAAPELLETLEPDKLLPSPDTVPERFEFGTLPYEILAGATAAVDFLAGIGPGPGPSRRERLTYSLHSVHEHERGLRARVEAGLRAWGDSVTVHSKAKDRTPTLLMTLEGRDALDAQLHLAARGVLAPAGSFYAHEPFAALKLDGPALRVGLAPYNDAEDVERLLDGLASFLR, from the coding sequence ATGGCCATCAACGTCGCCGCCCTCCGGGGCCACTTCCCGTCCCTCGCCGAGGGTCTCGCCTTCTTCGACGGCCCGGGCGGTACCCAGACCCCCCGCCCCGTCGCCGACGCCATCGCCGGGACGCTGACCGGCCCGCTGTCCAACCGCGGGAGCGTCAGCCGGTCCGAGCTCAACGCAGAGCGGGCGGTCACCGAGTTCCGCGCCGCCTACGCCGACCTGCTGAACGTGCCCGCGTACGGCATCGTCCACGGGCGCAGCGCCACGCAGCTCACGTACGACTTCTCGCGGCATCTGGCCAAGGGCTGGCGGGCGGGCGACGAGATCGTCGTCAGCCGCCTGGACCACGACGCCAATGTGCGTCCCTGGATCCAGGCGGCCGAACGGGCCGGAGTGACGGTCCGCTGGATCGACGTCGACCGCGAGACCGCGGAGCTCGACCTCGGTTCGTTCGAGCGTGCGCTCTCGTCCAGGACACGGCTGGTGGCGGTCACGGCGGCCTCGAACGTCCTCGGCACCCGGCCGCCCGTGCGCCGGATCGCTGACCGCGCGCACGACGTCGGCGCCCTGGTCTACGTCGACGGGGTCCACTACGCCGCGCACGCTCTGGTGGACGTGCCCGCGCTCGGGGCGGACCTGTTCGTCTGCTCGCCGTACAAGCTCCTCGGTCCGCACTGCGGCGTGCTGGCCGCGGCGCCCGAACTCCTCGAAACCCTCGAACCGGACAAGCTGTTGCCGTCGCCCGACACCGTGCCGGAGCGCTTCGAGTTCGGCACGCTGCCCTACGAGATCCTGGCGGGAGCCACCGCCGCGGTGGACTTCCTCGCCGGGATCGGCCCGGGTCCCGGGCCCTCGCGCAGGGAGCGGCTGACGTATTCGCTGCACTCCGTCCACGAGCACGAGCGCGGGCTGCGCGCCAGGGTGGAGGCGGGTCTGCGGGCGTGGGGCGACTCCGTCACCGTGCACTCGAAGGCGAAGGACCGCACCCCGACCCTGCTCATGACCCTCGAGGGCCGCGACGCGCTCGACGCACAGCTGCATCTGGCCGCGCGAGGCGTCCTCGCCCCTGCCGGATCGTTCTACGCCCACGAGCCCTTCGCGGCGCTGAAGCTGGACGGTCCCGCCCTTCGGGTGGGGCTGGCGCCGTACAACGACGCCGAGGACGTGGAGCGGCTCCTGGACGGCCTCGCCTCGTTCCTCCGCTGA
- a CDS encoding LysR family transcriptional regulator codes for MIDPRRLRILRAVADHRTVTAAAAALYLTPSAVSQQLAALEQETGHTLLIRSGRGVRLTAAGEILLAHANAVLSQLERAEAELAAYAGGAAGEVTVAAFATGIAEVLAPAIGRLADEHPGIRVRVRDAEGDESLPMVLDGEADLALAVEYRGAPREDDRRLARVPLYAEPFDAVLHSAHPLAGAARVELAQLADSDWIGQYPGNPCHDVMLLACELAGFEPRLAHSSDDFRAVVALAGAGAGVALVPRSALRGMELKDAVVLPVAGPAATRRVFAAVRRGAEAHPLLSPVLEALAGAAAGLSTD; via the coding sequence GTGATCGACCCCCGCAGGCTCCGCATACTGCGCGCCGTGGCGGACCACCGTACGGTGACCGCCGCGGCCGCAGCGCTGTATCTGACCCCCTCGGCCGTCTCCCAGCAGCTCGCCGCGCTGGAGCAGGAGACCGGCCACACCCTGCTGATCCGCAGCGGCCGCGGCGTACGCCTCACCGCGGCGGGCGAGATCCTGCTGGCCCACGCCAACGCGGTCCTCTCCCAGCTGGAACGCGCCGAGGCCGAGCTCGCCGCGTACGCGGGCGGCGCCGCAGGGGAGGTCACGGTCGCCGCCTTCGCGACCGGCATCGCCGAGGTCCTCGCCCCCGCGATCGGCCGGCTCGCCGACGAGCACCCCGGCATCCGGGTACGGGTGCGGGACGCCGAGGGCGACGAGAGCCTGCCGATGGTCCTCGACGGCGAGGCCGATCTCGCCCTCGCGGTCGAGTACCGGGGCGCCCCGCGCGAGGACGACCGCCGGCTCGCACGCGTCCCCCTCTATGCCGAGCCCTTCGACGCGGTCCTCCACAGCGCGCACCCGCTGGCGGGCGCCGCCCGCGTGGAGCTCGCCCAGCTCGCCGACAGCGACTGGATAGGCCAGTACCCGGGCAACCCCTGCCACGACGTCATGCTCCTGGCCTGCGAACTGGCCGGTTTCGAACCGCGTCTCGCGCACTCGTCCGACGACTTCCGCGCCGTCGTCGCCCTCGCCGGGGCGGGCGCGGGTGTCGCCCTCGTACCCCGCTCGGCCCTGCGCGGCATGGAGCTCAAGGACGCCGTCGTCCTCCCTGTCGCCGGCCCGGCCGCCACCCGCCGCGTCTTCGCGGCGGTCCGCCGCGGCGCCGAGGCACACCCCCTGCTCAGTCCGGTGCTGGAGGCGCTGGCCGGTGCGGCGGCGGGACTGTCCACGGACTGA
- a CDS encoding glycine C-acetyltransferase encodes MYASVRDDLRATLDEIRAAGLHKPERVIGTPQSASVAVTAGGAPGDVLNFCANNYLGLADHPEVIAAGKEALDRWGYGMASVRFICGTQEVHKELERRLSAFLGQEDTILYSSCFDANGGVFETLLGAEDAVISDALNHASIIDGIRLSKAARFRYANRDMADLEAKLKEASGARRRLVVTDGVFSMDGYVAPLQEICDLADRYDAMVMVDDSHAVGFVGPGGRGTPELHGVMDRVDIITGTLGKALGGASGGYVAARSEIVELLRQRSRPYLFSNSLAPVIAAASLKVLDLLESAGDLREKLAANTALFRTKMTDAGFEILPGDHAIAPVMIGDAAEAGRMAELLLERGVYVIGFSYPVVPMGQARIRVQLSAAHSTEDVERAVAAFVDARATMAG; translated from the coding sequence ATGTACGCGTCCGTACGCGACGACCTCCGCGCCACCCTCGACGAGATCCGCGCCGCCGGGCTCCACAAGCCCGAGCGCGTCATCGGCACGCCCCAGTCCGCCTCGGTCGCCGTCACCGCCGGCGGCGCCCCCGGCGACGTACTGAACTTCTGCGCCAACAACTACCTCGGCCTCGCCGACCACCCCGAGGTCATCGCCGCCGGCAAGGAAGCCCTGGACCGCTGGGGCTACGGCATGGCGTCCGTCCGCTTCATCTGCGGCACCCAGGAGGTCCACAAGGAGCTGGAGCGGCGCCTGTCGGCCTTCCTCGGCCAGGAGGACACGATCCTCTACTCCTCCTGCTTCGACGCGAACGGCGGTGTCTTCGAGACCCTCCTCGGCGCCGAGGACGCCGTCATCTCCGACGCCCTCAACCACGCCTCCATCATCGACGGCATCCGCCTCTCCAAGGCCGCCCGCTTCCGCTACGCCAACCGCGACATGGCCGACCTGGAGGCGAAGCTCAAGGAGGCGTCCGGCGCCCGCCGCCGCCTCGTCGTCACCGACGGCGTCTTCTCCATGGACGGCTACGTCGCCCCGCTCCAGGAGATCTGCGACCTCGCCGACCGCTACGACGCCATGGTCATGGTCGACGACTCGCACGCCGTCGGCTTCGTCGGCCCCGGCGGCCGCGGCACCCCCGAGCTGCACGGCGTCATGGACCGCGTCGACATCATCACCGGCACCCTCGGCAAGGCCCTCGGCGGCGCATCCGGCGGCTACGTCGCCGCCCGCTCCGAGATTGTCGAGCTGCTGCGCCAGCGCTCCCGCCCGTACCTCTTCTCGAACTCCCTCGCCCCCGTCATCGCCGCCGCCTCGCTCAAGGTCCTCGACCTGCTGGAGTCCGCCGGCGACCTGCGCGAGAAGCTCGCCGCCAACACCGCGCTCTTCCGCACGAAGATGACCGATGCCGGCTTCGAGATCCTGCCCGGCGACCACGCGATCGCCCCCGTCATGATCGGCGACGCCGCCGAGGCCGGCCGCATGGCTGAACTGCTCCTGGAGCGCGGGGTGTACGTGATCGGCTTCTCGTACCCCGTCGTGCCCATGGGCCAGGCCCGCATCCGCGTCCAGCTCTCCGCCGCGCACTCCACCGAGGACGTGGAGCGGGCGGTTGCCGCCTTCGTCGACGCGCGGGCGACAATGGCCGGGTGA
- the tdh gene encoding L-threonine 3-dehydrogenase, whose translation MKALVKQHAEPGLWLMDVPEPDHGPGEVLIKVLRTGICGTDLHIRSWDGWAQQSIDTPLVIGHEFVGEVAAVGSDVQDIAVGDLVSGEGHLVCGKCRNCLAGRRHLCRSTVGLGVGRDGAFAEYVVLPASNVWVHRTPVDLDVAAIFDPFGNAVHTALSFPLVGEDVLITGAGPIGVMAAAVARHAGARNVVITDVSEPRLELARKAGATLAVNVAETDIAAAQRTLGLKEGFDIGLEMSGRAEAVRDMIDNMTHGGRIAMLGLPAQEFAVDWSKVVTSMITIKGIYGREMFETWYAMTVLLEGGLDLSPVITGSYGYQDFDAAFDEAATARSGKIILRWDA comes from the coding sequence ATGAAGGCACTCGTCAAGCAGCACGCCGAGCCCGGGCTGTGGCTCATGGACGTCCCCGAGCCGGACCACGGCCCCGGTGAGGTGCTGATCAAGGTCCTCCGCACCGGCATCTGCGGCACCGACCTGCACATCCGCTCCTGGGACGGCTGGGCCCAGCAGTCGATCGACACGCCGCTCGTGATCGGCCACGAGTTCGTCGGCGAGGTCGCCGCCGTCGGCAGCGACGTCCAGGACATCGCCGTCGGCGACCTCGTCAGCGGCGAGGGTCACCTCGTCTGCGGCAAGTGCCGCAATTGCCTCGCCGGCCGCCGCCACCTGTGCCGCAGCACGGTGGGCCTCGGCGTCGGCCGCGACGGCGCGTTCGCCGAGTACGTCGTCCTGCCCGCGTCCAACGTGTGGGTGCACCGCACCCCCGTCGACCTCGACGTCGCCGCGATCTTCGACCCCTTCGGCAACGCCGTGCACACCGCGCTCTCCTTCCCGCTCGTCGGCGAGGACGTCCTCATCACCGGCGCCGGCCCGATCGGCGTCATGGCGGCGGCCGTCGCCCGCCACGCCGGCGCCCGGAACGTCGTCATCACCGACGTGAGCGAGCCGCGCCTGGAGCTGGCCCGCAAGGCGGGCGCCACCCTCGCCGTCAACGTCGCCGAGACCGACATCGCCGCGGCCCAGCGCACCCTCGGCCTCAAGGAGGGCTTCGACATCGGCCTGGAGATGTCCGGCCGTGCCGAGGCCGTCCGCGACATGATCGACAACATGACGCACGGCGGCCGGATCGCGATGCTCGGACTGCCCGCGCAGGAGTTCGCCGTCGACTGGTCGAAGGTCGTCACCTCGATGATCACCATCAAGGGCATCTACGGCCGCGAGATGTTCGAGACCTGGTACGCGATGACCGTCCTCCTGGAGGGCGGGCTCGACCTGAGCCCCGTCATCACCGGCAGCTACGGCTACCAGGACTTCGACGCCGCCTTCGACGAGGCCGCCACCGCCCGCAGCGGCAAGATCATCCTCCGCTGGGACGCGTGA